Genomic DNA from Alicyclobacillus fastidiosus:
CGTCCAACATCCCAAACTCGACACTTGTATCCATGTTGGCATGCTTATCTACGCTGACCAGGATGGACGATGCTACGCAATTGTTCCCTTTGGCCCAATATTCACAATTGGCAACGCTACACTTGACATCAACCTGCACCATACTCACTCCCGAAAAAGTCTTACATATAACATTTGCCCGC
This window encodes:
- a CDS encoding DUF1540 domain-containing protein codes for the protein MVQVDVKCSVANCEYWAKGNNCVASSILVSVDKHANMDTSVEFGMLDGKHKDTASDSADTCCHTFKAKSS